One window of Chloroflexus aggregans DSM 9485 genomic DNA carries:
- the pglZ gene encoding BREX-3 system phosphatase PglZ: protein MTHHAPPTPHTESSWRSLILREFTPKVARLTLVADPDGLLLEEGVLDGIRSQGFELIPFDDHIAFRYVYEAKFRSRWDRGEDTDLVVVLRSPSSDLTTLPYDLLQAGRKLSFNLGDLFPKLSYPVVAALDKTWFDTLFEAQAKYAQEQLGDTATKAFVLRHVFEIAPELIKQPSDLLHILLRRHYRRQRIPAILDEHLLQELRQTSLFADWPLEAIIPDAQAFFAFLQERWPVFLDRFAAEMPGEQMHVRERAPAYELPALHLPFDHPDVRIYIDNLFLEGILQPVAHDQSHELAKTWVKYGIKISPAEDRLRRVKGLLASCETSLPNEKANYREWIHFAQQWAQLNALITEGELQAETDAKIRQFTNGVDAQFLAWVKQHYGNLFNLPATDPVMLHHLPRYFAHSLPPKSKLAFLLVDGLSLDQWITLREVLHEQEPTLLFRERAVFAWIPTITSVSRQAAFAGQPPIYFSESIHTTHKEPELWTTFWEKQELSKAEVAYLKGLGNGQGDVQKIDELIAQPKLRVVGLVINKVDDIMHGMQLGSAGMHNQIRQWARQGFMRDLITLLLGKGFHIYLASDHGNIEASGVGRPSEGVVAEVRGERVRVYSDFRLRQQTEAVFPGSLAWGSVGLPANYFVLIAPNRAAFVPKNEIIVSHGGISVEELIVPFVQIERRSQ from the coding sequence ATGACGCACCATGCACCACCTACCCCACACACCGAATCATCCTGGCGCAGTCTCATCCTGCGCGAATTCACACCAAAGGTCGCCCGGCTGACTCTCGTCGCCGATCCAGACGGACTACTGCTCGAAGAAGGTGTCCTTGACGGAATCCGATCCCAGGGCTTTGAGCTGATCCCGTTTGACGATCACATCGCCTTTCGCTATGTCTACGAAGCGAAGTTTCGCTCACGCTGGGATCGGGGCGAGGACACCGATCTCGTCGTCGTGCTGAGATCGCCATCAAGCGATCTCACCACCTTACCTTACGATCTGCTTCAGGCGGGCCGCAAGCTCTCGTTCAACCTCGGCGATCTGTTCCCAAAGCTCAGCTATCCCGTGGTCGCAGCGCTCGACAAGACCTGGTTCGACACCTTGTTCGAGGCGCAGGCGAAGTACGCCCAGGAGCAGCTCGGCGATACCGCAACAAAGGCGTTCGTTCTTCGGCACGTGTTCGAGATCGCGCCAGAACTCATCAAACAGCCATCAGACCTGCTCCACATCTTGCTCCGCCGCCATTACCGCCGACAACGAATTCCGGCCATCCTCGATGAGCACCTGCTTCAGGAGCTTCGTCAAACCAGCCTGTTTGCCGATTGGCCGCTGGAAGCCATCATTCCAGACGCGCAAGCGTTCTTTGCCTTCTTGCAAGAGCGCTGGCCGGTGTTCCTCGACCGCTTTGCAGCCGAGATGCCTGGTGAGCAGATGCACGTGCGCGAGCGAGCACCAGCCTACGAACTACCCGCCCTGCACCTACCGTTCGACCACCCGGATGTGCGGATTTATATCGACAACCTTTTTCTCGAAGGTATCCTTCAGCCGGTTGCTCACGATCAATCGCACGAACTCGCCAAAACCTGGGTGAAGTACGGTATCAAAATCTCCCCTGCGGAAGACCGTCTGCGCCGGGTCAAGGGATTGCTGGCTTCCTGCGAAACATCGCTTCCTAACGAGAAAGCAAACTATAGAGAGTGGATCCATTTTGCTCAACAGTGGGCACAACTAAACGCATTGATTACCGAAGGCGAGCTACAAGCAGAAACTGATGCCAAGATCCGACAATTTACCAATGGGGTAGATGCCCAATTCCTCGCATGGGTGAAGCAGCATTACGGAAATCTCTTCAATCTGCCGGCTACCGATCCGGTCATGCTTCACCATCTGCCACGATACTTCGCCCACTCACTACCGCCAAAATCAAAACTCGCGTTTCTGCTCGTCGATGGTCTCTCCCTCGACCAATGGATCACCTTACGCGAGGTGCTCCACGAACAAGAGCCAACCCTTCTCTTCCGTGAGCGTGCTGTGTTCGCGTGGATTCCTACCATCACCTCGGTGTCGCGACAGGCGGCTTTTGCCGGCCAACCGCCGATCTACTTCTCAGAGAGCATCCATACCACTCATAAGGAACCGGAGCTTTGGACAACATTTTGGGAAAAGCAAGAGCTTTCTAAAGCGGAAGTGGCGTATCTCAAGGGGTTGGGCAACGGGCAAGGTGATGTGCAGAAGATTGACGAACTCATCGCTCAACCTAAGCTGCGCGTCGTTGGATTGGTCATCAACAAGGTTGACGATATTATGCACGGCATGCAGCTCGGCTCGGCAGGCATGCACAACCAGATCCGGCAATGGGCCAGACAGGGATTCATGCGCGATCTTATCACGCTACTGCTGGGTAAAGGGTTCCACATCTACCTTGCCTCAGACCATGGTAACATTGAGGCGAGCGGCGTGGGACGACCGAGTGAAGGGGTCGTAGCCGAAGTACGCGGCGAGCGTGTCCGGGTCTATTCCGATTTTCGGCTCAGGCAACAGACAGAAGCGGTATTTCCGGGATCGTTGGCATGGGGATCGGTGGGTCTGCCGGCCAATTACTTCGTCCTCATTGCGCCGAATCGAGCTGCGTTTGTCCCGAAAAACGAAATTATCGTCAGTCATGGCGGCATAAGTGTTGAGGAACTGATCGTTCCGTTTGTCCAGATCGAGAGGAGGAGTCAATGA
- a CDS encoding acetyl/propionyl/methylcrotonyl-CoA carboxylase subunit alpha, with product MFNRILIANRGEIAVRIIRACRELGISPVVVYSEADAKALHVRMADAAVLIGPPPAAQSYLRAEAIVEAAVKLKAEAIHPGYGFLSESVKLAEQCAAAGITFIGPPPHAIAAMGGKAEARALAQAAGVPVVPGYDGEDQSDERLIAEARRIGPPLLIKASAGGGGKGMRSVGDLAEIPAAIEGARREARAAFGDDRLIIERLVLRPRHVEIQVLADRYGNVVHLGERDCSIQRRHQKIVEEAPSPALTPALRAAMGNAAVAIARAAGYVNAGTVEFILAPNGEFYFLEMNTRLQVEHPVTELVCGYDLVHLQIAIAAGEPLPFRQEEITVRGHAIEVRLYAEDPRTYLPAVGKVALFVAPQGPGVRVDAGLTGGDEVMVHYDPLLAKIIVFGADRPQAVARLRRALREMAVLGPTTNLPLLQAIAEHPAFADGATHTGFLTEHEGIVPPAGPPPREVLVAAAILTVTAEPPARDPLAAVWRLGGDTIPLTFTAHGEHRLRVTPQTFGWHVAGDHWHVHATLVRRGDYELALDIDGQRRQFFFARANDGWLIGWRGEAYHVQRPAPLTADTVIRTADQNAARFNAPMPGTIVRLHVAVGEQVREGQPLLVLEAMKMEHTIVAPYAGIVRRLPYQTGASVAAGAHLVDLEPLPANEQPD from the coding sequence ATGTTCAACCGCATCTTGATCGCAAATCGCGGCGAGATTGCCGTGCGGATCATTCGCGCTTGCCGCGAATTGGGCATTAGCCCAGTGGTTGTCTATTCCGAAGCCGACGCTAAGGCGCTGCACGTGCGCATGGCCGATGCTGCGGTGTTGATCGGACCACCACCCGCCGCCCAAAGCTACCTCCGCGCCGAAGCAATCGTTGAGGCCGCAGTGAAACTCAAGGCAGAGGCCATCCACCCCGGTTATGGCTTTTTGAGTGAAAGTGTGAAGTTGGCCGAACAGTGTGCCGCAGCAGGGATCACCTTTATCGGGCCACCCCCGCACGCCATTGCCGCGATGGGGGGAAAGGCTGAAGCACGCGCGTTGGCCCAAGCTGCCGGTGTGCCGGTTGTGCCCGGCTACGACGGCGAAGATCAGAGCGACGAACGCCTGATTGCCGAGGCACGACGGATCGGACCGCCGTTGTTGATCAAAGCAAGTGCCGGTGGTGGTGGCAAAGGAATGCGCTCGGTTGGCGATCTCGCCGAGATACCGGCGGCTATCGAAGGCGCCCGCCGTGAGGCACGGGCGGCTTTCGGCGACGACCGCCTGATCATCGAGCGGCTCGTCCTGCGACCACGCCACGTCGAGATTCAAGTCTTGGCCGACCGCTACGGCAATGTCGTGCATCTCGGTGAACGCGATTGTTCAATTCAGCGCCGTCATCAGAAGATCGTTGAAGAGGCACCTTCCCCGGCTCTGACCCCAGCACTCCGCGCTGCGATGGGAAATGCTGCCGTTGCCATCGCTCGCGCTGCCGGTTATGTCAATGCCGGTACGGTTGAGTTTATTCTGGCGCCAAACGGCGAGTTCTACTTTTTGGAAATGAATACCCGGCTGCAAGTGGAGCATCCCGTAACCGAGCTTGTCTGCGGCTACGATCTCGTCCACTTGCAGATTGCGATTGCCGCCGGCGAGCCGCTCCCCTTCCGCCAAGAAGAGATTACCGTGCGCGGCCACGCGATTGAGGTACGGTTGTACGCCGAAGACCCACGCACCTATTTGCCGGCAGTCGGTAAAGTGGCGCTGTTTGTCGCTCCTCAAGGACCGGGCGTGCGCGTTGATGCCGGTCTGACCGGCGGCGATGAGGTGATGGTGCATTACGATCCGTTGCTGGCCAAGATTATTGTGTTCGGCGCCGACCGGCCCCAAGCCGTAGCACGCTTACGCCGTGCGTTACGCGAGATGGCTGTACTCGGTCCGACCACCAATCTACCACTCTTACAGGCAATTGCCGAGCATCCCGCGTTCGCCGATGGCGCGACTCATACCGGCTTCCTCACCGAGCACGAGGGGATTGTTCCACCGGCAGGCCCTCCACCACGCGAAGTACTCGTCGCCGCGGCCATCCTCACTGTCACCGCCGAGCCACCGGCCCGCGATCCGCTGGCCGCCGTCTGGCGACTTGGCGGTGATACCATTCCGCTGACATTCACTGCGCACGGCGAGCACCGGCTGCGAGTGACGCCGCAAACCTTTGGGTGGCACGTAGCCGGCGATCATTGGCATGTCCATGCGACGTTGGTGCGGCGTGGCGATTACGAATTGGCTCTTGATATTGATGGTCAGCGGAGACAATTCTTCTTTGCACGAGCCAACGACGGTTGGCTGATCGGTTGGCGTGGCGAAGCGTATCATGTGCAACGACCGGCCCCGCTTACCGCCGACACGGTTATTCGCACCGCCGACCAGAATGCTGCGCGTTTCAATGCTCCGATGCCGGGTACCATCGTGCGGCTACACGTTGCCGTCGGTGAACAGGTGCGCGAGGGGCAACCCCTCCTCGTTCTCGAAGCGATGAAGATGGAACATACCATTGTCGCGCCATACGCCGGCATTGTCCGCCGCTTGCCGTATCAGACCGGCGCAAGTGTTGCCGCCGGTGCTCACCTCGTCGATCTCGAACCGCTGCCGGCCAATGAGCAGCCGGATTGA
- a CDS encoding TIGR03557 family F420-dependent LLM class oxidoreductase: protein MATIGISAALEQFHPNELLEHCRLAEQYGFRGVMAADHFQPWVPAQGHNAFVYSWMGALGVVTNHRFGPGVTCPSFRTHPAVIAQAAATLGAMFPGRFWLGLGSGELLNENVVGGVWPEPLVRFEMLQEATEIIQKLLSGKETRYHGRYFQMNKVRLWTLPEQPVPIYIAATGPQTLRWAGKTCDGLITPGAAPEKLRRILADFAAGAREAGKDPNSMPKLLQLHVSWAPTDEEALQNALSQWPNGGMNFPKQDIRSPEDFAAMAKLVRPEDFRGRVLISSDLDQHRAHIQQFIDLGFDEIYIHNVGRNQVEWIQAFGEAVLPKLRPCSTAS from the coding sequence GTGGCAACAATTGGCATATCAGCAGCCTTAGAACAGTTTCACCCAAACGAACTGCTCGAACATTGCCGGCTCGCCGAACAATACGGTTTCCGCGGTGTGATGGCTGCCGACCATTTCCAACCGTGGGTACCGGCCCAGGGGCACAATGCCTTTGTCTACAGTTGGATGGGAGCATTGGGCGTTGTCACCAACCACCGCTTTGGGCCGGGTGTTACCTGTCCGTCATTCCGTACCCACCCCGCCGTCATTGCCCAAGCCGCCGCGACCCTTGGGGCAATGTTCCCCGGTCGGTTTTGGCTAGGGTTAGGGAGTGGGGAATTATTGAATGAGAATGTAGTCGGCGGTGTGTGGCCCGAACCGCTGGTGCGGTTTGAGATGCTGCAAGAGGCGACTGAGATTATTCAAAAGCTGCTGAGCGGCAAAGAAACCCGCTACCACGGACGCTATTTTCAGATGAATAAGGTCCGGTTGTGGACCCTCCCCGAACAACCGGTACCGATTTATATCGCCGCCACCGGCCCGCAGACGCTGCGCTGGGCCGGTAAGACGTGCGACGGGTTGATCACACCGGGCGCTGCTCCTGAAAAGTTGCGCCGCATTCTGGCCGATTTCGCCGCCGGCGCACGTGAGGCCGGTAAAGACCCCAACAGCATGCCAAAATTGTTACAGTTGCACGTCTCGTGGGCACCGACTGACGAAGAGGCGTTGCAGAATGCGCTGAGCCAATGGCCGAACGGCGGCATGAACTTCCCCAAGCAAGATATTCGCTCTCCAGAAGATTTCGCCGCAATGGCCAAACTGGTGCGGCCTGAAGATTTTCGTGGACGCGTGTTAATTTCGTCCGATCTCGATCAGCACCGCGCGCATATCCAGCAATTTATCGATCTCGGTTTTGACGAGATTTATATTCATAATGTTGGACGTAATCAGGTGGAATGGATTCAAGCGTTCGGCGAAGCTGTCTTGCCCAAACTACGCCCATGTTCAACCGCATCTTGA
- a CDS encoding sortase, translated as MTRILLLILLTGNLLSACSTATDAAALAVPSSTATATATGLPTATPTASPTPLPTATVAPTSTPTAPPTTAPTPTLLPTATLAPTPRPTGDRTPVRLVIPAINLDRQLFPVGLDANNVPVVLDHEVGWYIYSAKPGQGENIVLWGHVLRFRKAPHIPAPFAEIERLAIGSEILLYSADGSVFRYVVTRKERVTPDQVDYILPTNDERLTLVSCIGDRVIVDGNVELTHRLITIATPAP; from the coding sequence GTGACACGAATACTTCTGCTGATCCTGTTGACCGGCAACCTGCTCAGCGCATGCAGCACAGCTACCGATGCCGCGGCGTTAGCTGTGCCGTCGTCTACCGCAACCGCTACTGCCACCGGTCTACCGACCGCGACGCCAACCGCATCTCCAACTCCGTTGCCAACCGCAACCGTTGCGCCAACATCAACACCAACTGCCCCCCCTACCACTGCCCCCACCCCAACCCTATTGCCAACCGCAACGCTTGCACCAACACCACGCCCTACCGGCGATCGGACGCCGGTACGGCTCGTTATTCCGGCCATCAATCTCGACCGCCAGCTCTTCCCTGTCGGGCTTGATGCTAACAATGTACCGGTTGTGCTCGATCACGAAGTCGGTTGGTACATCTACAGCGCCAAACCGGGGCAAGGCGAGAACATTGTGCTCTGGGGACATGTCTTGCGCTTCCGCAAGGCACCTCACATTCCAGCTCCCTTCGCCGAGATCGAACGGTTAGCAATTGGCAGCGAAATCCTCCTCTACAGCGCCGATGGCAGCGTCTTCCGCTATGTGGTCACCCGCAAAGAGCGGGTAACCCCCGATCAAGTCGATTACATTCTCCCCACCAACGACGAACGCCTGACGTTGGTATCGTGCATTGGCGACCGCGTCATCGTTGATGGTAATGTCGAACTGACCCACCGCCTCATTACCATCGCAACGCCCGCTCCGTAA
- the lpdA gene encoding dihydrolipoyl dehydrogenase: MSEQVYDLVVLGSGPGGYVAAIRAAQLGMKTAIVEVNALGGVCLNIGCIPTKALLHSADLLEEVKEAKRFGITVENVAFELAGAMKHKDTVVKQSTDGVAFLMKKNKIEVVAGRGRLIGRGQVHVQLNEGGERVLAAKYIIVATGGRPRPFPGVPFDGERVLSSTDMLNLKSVPASFLAIGAGAIGVEFASMFRSFGSEVTIVEALPRIVPNEDEEVSAELTKAFQRRGIKTLAGAKVESIDVGGEQVVVTVLDSAGKPQQIAVEKLLVSIGIAPNTENIGLEEVGVKVNSRGFIETDGFLRTSAEGVYAIGDCTANTPWLAHKASAEGILAVEHMAGHHVTPIDYGKIAACTYCNPEIASVGLTEAKARERGYQVKVGKFPFSANGKARVLGQTRFGFVKLVADAQYGEILGVHMIGPRVTEMIAEGGIALSHEATGESMMQTVHAHPTLYEAIGEAAHALVHGAPIHL; this comes from the coding sequence GTGAGTGAGCAAGTGTACGATCTGGTCGTGTTAGGATCAGGACCGGGCGGCTATGTTGCTGCCATTCGCGCTGCCCAACTCGGCATGAAGACGGCGATTGTCGAGGTCAATGCGCTCGGTGGCGTGTGTCTGAATATCGGCTGCATCCCAACCAAAGCGTTACTCCACAGCGCCGATCTGCTTGAAGAGGTGAAAGAGGCAAAACGCTTCGGGATCACCGTAGAAAACGTGGCCTTCGAGCTGGCCGGCGCGATGAAACACAAAGACACGGTGGTCAAGCAGAGCACCGACGGCGTCGCCTTCTTGATGAAGAAGAACAAGATCGAGGTGGTTGCCGGACGTGGCCGCTTGATTGGCCGCGGTCAAGTGCATGTGCAGTTGAACGAAGGTGGCGAGCGAGTACTCGCCGCCAAGTACATCATCGTCGCCACCGGTGGTCGTCCGCGGCCCTTCCCCGGTGTGCCGTTTGACGGCGAGCGCGTGCTCTCTTCGACCGATATGCTCAACCTGAAGTCGGTACCGGCGAGTTTTCTCGCGATTGGCGCCGGTGCGATTGGGGTTGAGTTTGCCTCAATGTTCCGCTCGTTTGGCAGCGAAGTGACGATTGTCGAGGCCTTGCCGCGCATCGTTCCCAACGAAGACGAAGAGGTCAGCGCCGAGTTGACGAAAGCCTTCCAGCGCCGCGGGATCAAGACGCTGGCCGGCGCCAAGGTCGAGAGCATTGATGTTGGTGGCGAGCAGGTGGTGGTAACGGTGCTCGATAGCGCCGGCAAACCGCAGCAGATCGCAGTCGAGAAGCTTCTCGTCTCGATTGGGATTGCTCCCAACACCGAGAACATCGGCCTCGAAGAGGTAGGGGTCAAGGTCAACAGCCGCGGCTTCATCGAGACCGACGGCTTCCTGCGCACCAGCGCCGAAGGGGTCTACGCGATTGGTGATTGTACTGCCAATACCCCATGGTTGGCGCACAAGGCGAGTGCCGAGGGTATTCTGGCCGTCGAGCACATGGCCGGTCATCACGTCACCCCTATCGACTACGGTAAGATTGCCGCTTGCACCTACTGCAATCCCGAAATCGCCAGCGTCGGCCTGACTGAAGCCAAAGCCCGCGAACGCGGCTATCAGGTGAAAGTAGGGAAGTTCCCCTTCTCGGCAAACGGTAAGGCCCGTGTGCTGGGGCAGACCCGCTTTGGCTTCGTGAAGTTGGTGGCCGATGCTCAATATGGTGAAATTTTGGGCGTTCACATGATCGGCCCGCGGGTGACCGAGATGATTGCCGAAGGCGGGATTGCCCTCAGTCACGAGGCGACCGGCGAGAGTATGATGCAAACCGTTCACGCCCATCCGACGCTGTACGAAGCGATCGGCGAAGCGGCGCATGCCTTAGTGCATGGCGCGCCGATCCATTTGTAG
- the lipA gene encoding lipoyl synthase, translating into MSELIPLSEVGVVNPTSATTNRPRRPEWLKARAPGGVNYHDVLRLMREKNLHTVCEEARCPNIGECWNHRTATFLLLGDICTRGCRYCAIGKGKPKPIDEEEPERVAESVAHLRLKFAVLTSVNRDDVPDGGAHIFARTIELIRQKVPDCKVEVLIPDFDGNWDALAMVLDAEPDVLNHNIETVPRLFRRFRPRAKFEQSIELLARARAAHPHLVTKSGMMVGAGETNEEVYEVIDRLREVDVNVLTIGQYLAPDASYWPVHRYVTPAEFADFRAYALARGFRHVESGPLVRSSYNAHLHVGAAQH; encoded by the coding sequence ATGTCAGAATTAATTCCGCTGAGTGAAGTAGGTGTGGTGAACCCCACCTCGGCCACGACCAACCGGCCCCGCCGACCCGAATGGCTGAAGGCGCGTGCGCCCGGTGGTGTGAACTATCACGATGTGCTGCGCCTCATGCGCGAGAAGAACCTGCATACGGTATGCGAAGAGGCGCGTTGTCCTAATATTGGTGAATGCTGGAACCATCGCACCGCTACCTTTTTGCTTCTTGGCGACATCTGTACGCGCGGTTGCCGCTACTGTGCGATTGGAAAAGGTAAACCCAAGCCGATTGATGAGGAAGAACCGGAGCGGGTCGCCGAATCGGTGGCCCATCTGAGGCTGAAGTTTGCCGTGCTCACGTCGGTCAATCGCGATGATGTGCCCGATGGTGGCGCGCATATCTTCGCCCGCACGATTGAGCTGATCCGGCAAAAGGTGCCCGATTGCAAGGTTGAGGTGCTCATCCCTGATTTCGACGGCAACTGGGACGCGCTGGCGATGGTGTTGGACGCTGAGCCGGATGTGCTCAACCACAATATCGAGACGGTGCCGCGGCTCTTCCGTCGTTTCCGCCCGCGGGCCAAGTTCGAGCAGAGTATCGAACTCTTGGCGCGGGCGCGCGCCGCTCATCCGCATTTGGTGACGAAGAGTGGGATGATGGTCGGCGCCGGTGAGACGAACGAAGAGGTGTACGAGGTGATCGACCGGCTGCGTGAAGTCGATGTCAATGTGTTGACGATTGGCCAGTATCTTGCGCCTGATGCGAGCTATTGGCCGGTGCATCGCTACGTCACTCCCGCCGAGTTTGCCGATTTCCGCGCCTACGCGCTGGCGCGTGGCTTCCGCCACGTCGAGAGCGGCCCACTGGTGCGCTCAAGCTACAATGCTCATCTGCACGTCGGTGCGGCCCAACATTAA
- the lipB gene encoding lipoyl(octanoyl) transferase LipB, translated as MRTLTVYHLGHIDYTAAWEMQRRLARQRSSGQIGDTLLLLEHPPTITLGNKARPEHIVATPAELAARGVVVVQSDRGGEVTYHAPGQLVAYPIFKLSQHGSDVGRYVRGLEESVIRVLAGYGITGERVNGLTGVWVRGGAAKICAIGVKLSASGVTTHGLALNVDPDLSGFELIVPCGISDRGVTSLAVELGKAPPMAEVADRLIASLCAIFDLRPVNALS; from the coding sequence ATGCGCACGTTGACCGTCTACCATCTAGGCCACATAGATTACACTGCGGCGTGGGAGATGCAGCGCCGGTTGGCCCGCCAACGATCGAGCGGCCAGATCGGCGATACCCTCCTGCTGCTCGAACATCCACCGACGATCACATTGGGGAACAAAGCCCGCCCCGAACACATTGTAGCGACGCCGGCTGAGCTAGCTGCGCGTGGGGTCGTTGTTGTCCAGAGCGATCGTGGTGGTGAAGTGACGTACCACGCGCCAGGGCAACTCGTTGCCTATCCGATCTTCAAACTCTCGCAGCACGGGAGCGATGTTGGGCGTTACGTGCGCGGCTTGGAAGAGAGTGTGATTCGCGTGTTAGCCGGCTACGGCATCACCGGTGAGCGCGTCAATGGATTAACCGGGGTGTGGGTACGGGGTGGCGCAGCCAAAATTTGTGCGATTGGTGTGAAGCTGAGCGCGAGTGGCGTCACAACCCACGGCTTAGCCTTGAATGTTGATCCTGACTTGAGTGGGTTTGAACTGATTGTACCCTGTGGAATCAGTGATCGTGGTGTAACGTCGTTGGCGGTAGAACTCGGTAAAGCGCCGCCGATGGCCGAGGTAGCCGACCGATTAATCGCCTCCCTATGCGCGATTTTTGATCTGCGACCGGTGAACGCTTTATCGTAG
- a CDS encoding pyridoxal phosphate-dependent decarboxylase family protein — MMHPDEFRRIGYQIIDMIADYRATIANRPVWSQLRPGEFRSQLPATPPEQPEPPEAILADVERLIIPGLSNWQHPRFFGYFPANASLASLLGDFLSGGLGQLGLNWQASPPLTELEELTTDWMRQLLGLSEAWRGVIQDTASTSTLVALLCARERASDHSQVRGGLQALPQPLVVYTSIQSHSSVEKAALLAGFGRDNLRLLPVDDTFALRVDTLADAIATDRAAGRVPCAVVASIGATATTACDPLEPIGELCRREGIWLHVDAAMAGSAMILPECRYLWQGIEQADSLVLNPHKWLGAAFDCSLYYVRDPQHLIRVMSTNPSYLQTSADGAVTNYRDWGIPLGRRFRALKLYFLLRCEGAEGLRTRLRRDIANARWLAEQIDATPHWRRLAPVPLQTVCVRHEPPGLTGEDLDRHTLRWVGAINASGAAYLTPAMLDGRWMVRISIGAEPTEHTDVAALWALMQEVVRG; from the coding sequence ATGATGCATCCTGACGAATTCCGCCGTATTGGCTACCAGATCATCGACATGATCGCCGATTACCGTGCAACCATCGCCAACCGTCCGGTCTGGTCACAGTTGCGTCCCGGCGAGTTTCGTAGTCAGTTGCCGGCCACCCCACCTGAACAGCCGGAACCACCGGAAGCGATCCTCGCCGATGTGGAACGTCTGATCATCCCCGGTTTATCGAACTGGCAACACCCCCGCTTTTTCGGTTATTTTCCGGCCAACGCTAGCCTCGCTTCACTGTTGGGCGATTTTCTCAGTGGTGGTCTCGGTCAATTGGGTTTGAATTGGCAGGCTAGCCCACCGTTAACCGAACTCGAAGAGCTGACAACCGACTGGATGCGACAGTTGCTGGGCTTGAGCGAGGCGTGGCGCGGGGTAATTCAGGATACGGCAAGCACCAGTACGCTGGTGGCGTTGCTCTGTGCCCGTGAACGGGCCAGCGACCATAGCCAGGTGCGCGGCGGCTTGCAGGCGCTGCCGCAGCCGCTGGTGGTCTATACCTCAATCCAGAGCCACAGTTCGGTGGAGAAGGCGGCGCTGTTAGCCGGTTTTGGCCGCGATAACCTCCGCCTGTTGCCGGTTGACGATACCTTCGCCCTGCGCGTGGACACACTCGCCGATGCTATTGCTACCGACCGCGCCGCCGGTCGAGTACCGTGCGCGGTGGTGGCCAGTATCGGCGCAACGGCAACCACCGCCTGTGATCCGCTCGAACCGATTGGCGAACTGTGCCGGCGTGAGGGGATTTGGCTGCACGTTGATGCGGCAATGGCCGGCTCGGCGATGATCTTGCCCGAATGTCGCTATCTCTGGCAGGGGATCGAACAGGCCGATAGCCTTGTCCTCAATCCGCACAAATGGCTGGGGGCGGCGTTCGATTGCTCGCTTTACTACGTGCGCGATCCGCAGCATCTTATCAGAGTGATGTCAACCAACCCCAGTTATTTGCAAACCAGCGCCGACGGCGCTGTCACCAACTATCGCGACTGGGGCATTCCGTTGGGCCGGCGCTTCCGCGCGCTGAAGCTCTACTTCTTGCTACGCTGCGAAGGGGCCGAGGGGTTGCGCACCCGCCTGCGCCGCGACATCGCTAATGCTCGCTGGCTGGCTGAGCAGATCGACGCGACGCCGCACTGGCGGCGATTGGCGCCGGTACCGCTCCAGACAGTCTGCGTGCGCCACGAACCACCCGGTCTGACCGGTGAAGACCTTGATCGCCATACCTTACGCTGGGTAGGCGCGATTAATGCCAGCGGTGCAGCGTACCTGACCCCTGCGATGCTCGATGGCCGTTGGATGGTGCGGATCAGCATTGGCGCCGAGCCAACCGAGCACACTGATGTGGCGGCGCTGTGGGCATTGATGCAAGAGGTGGTACGAGGGTAG